In Populus nigra chromosome 1, ddPopNigr1.1, whole genome shotgun sequence, one genomic interval encodes:
- the LOC133697006 gene encoding uncharacterized protein LOC133697006 isoform X2, translating into MATSPLQSSGMLSREQLLYLFNSFSQLTSQPDVKKRIADAVNDKQEAVAATTTIQESIFLEMGVDPSFGISCLGKVNVVYENDQDLMIRFYKFVANEEMACDEAELGPDEFAGKMHYQQKLQEQQLEMLKHMRKFHLDDQSAILEKLHQQMENANFEVEASVLSPEQVQETVRRRVSPLFQPR; encoded by the exons atggCAACTTCACCGTTACAAAGCTCAGGAATGCTATCAAGAGAACAGTTGCTTTATCTCTTTAATTCCTTCTCTCAACTCACTTCCCAGCCTG ATGTAAAGAAAAGGATTGCTGATGCCGTGAATGACAAACAG GAAGCTGTTGCTGCTACCACTACAATCCAGGAATCTATATTTTTGGAAATGGGGGTTG ATCCAAGTTTTGGTATTTCATGCTTGGGAAAAGTGAACGTGGTCTATGAAAATGATCAGGATTTGATGATTCGCTTTTACAAATTTGTTGCAAA CGAAGAAATGGCCTGCGATGAAGCTGAGCTTGGACCAGATGAGTTTGCTGGAAAAATGCACTATCAACAAAAACTACAGGAGCAG CAACTAGAGATGCTAAAGCACATGCGCAAATTTCACCTGGATGATCAATCTGCAATTCTTGAGAAG TTGCATCAGCAGATGGAAAATGCCAATTTTGAAGTTGAGGCATCAGTTTTGTCACCTGAACAAGTTCAGGAGACTGTTCGAAGAAGGGTTTCACCGCTGTTTCAGCCTAGGTAG
- the LOC133697006 gene encoding uncharacterized protein LOC133697006 isoform X1 — translation MATSPLQSSGMLSREQLLYLFNSFSQLTSQPDPSFGISCLGKVNVVYENDQDLMIRFYKFVANEEMACDEAELGPDEFAGKMHYQQKLQEQQLEMLKHMRKFHLDDQSAILEKLHQQMENANFEVEASVLSPEQVQETVRRRVSPLFQPR, via the exons atggCAACTTCACCGTTACAAAGCTCAGGAATGCTATCAAGAGAACAGTTGCTTTATCTCTTTAATTCCTTCTCTCAACTCACTTCCCAGCCTG ATCCAAGTTTTGGTATTTCATGCTTGGGAAAAGTGAACGTGGTCTATGAAAATGATCAGGATTTGATGATTCGCTTTTACAAATTTGTTGCAAA CGAAGAAATGGCCTGCGATGAAGCTGAGCTTGGACCAGATGAGTTTGCTGGAAAAATGCACTATCAACAAAAACTACAGGAGCAG CAACTAGAGATGCTAAAGCACATGCGCAAATTTCACCTGGATGATCAATCTGCAATTCTTGAGAAG TTGCATCAGCAGATGGAAAATGCCAATTTTGAAGTTGAGGCATCAGTTTTGTCACCTGAACAAGTTCAGGAGACTGTTCGAAGAAGGGTTTCACCGCTGTTTCAGCCTAGGTAG